Proteins co-encoded in one Armatimonadota bacterium genomic window:
- a CDS encoding Ig-like domain-containing protein translates to MRRKILTLAFLYLFIFIMLQLPTLGGTMGTIILRVSPVVVPADGKSIATVNAEVRDSDGALVPDGTEVRFTATLGVIEESAQTSAGVARAKLIASEIQGTCIITATWIEGRAAAQTSVTFGEEEQVPQNRRYITIDIADYVAYSADHKVLEAIGNVHLQSKIIRMEADAVQISLEENKIVARGTLGKPIKISTDKGTTECELLATDLMMEQAVILATSKGGLRAVDLRGDPNQGFPFGDSPEYSPQRFDFADLSGAGIVVKAKEATVFPNDKIQFRRASLYVDGKRMFSLPLYVLSLTGYQPDSDQYVGYTNSGLALNVPLYYMLSPNASGALLLRHGQPMGWGWYGRPPGWFIDMRQRYFTDHGEGSLVISQITSSDWGAHFTHTQRFDNQTDASIYLDYPAHRDFWGSLNLNKRLDDLSFGINIDTRRSPGATPFWMGQFAVQTRPKQIGNSPFRFNISSFLRYAELGDEKNDGFSETLRGNITSSPIKFSRNLDFRTSVGIGYVFGTSSLSGMSINAYGSLNWKISRNNRFMLSYRFAERAGYSSQLIDKQSLMASWIVGDMRKWNASIYAIKGLDTNSLTMFGSLSYRLDEDWRIGLRSTLNEFPSFNGTTWVANTYNDFEVALGKRIGNQEVMAVWSKSQHKILFELGTGAF, encoded by the coding sequence ATGCGCAGAAAAATACTTACACTTGCCTTCTTATACCTATTCATATTCATAATGCTACAGCTTCCCACACTCGGCGGAACTATGGGTACTATTATTCTAAGAGTTAGTCCAGTTGTTGTTCCGGCGGATGGTAAGAGTATTGCAACTGTTAATGCGGAGGTTCGAGATTCGGACGGAGCCCTTGTACCAGATGGAACTGAAGTTCGTTTCACAGCAACCCTTGGAGTGATTGAGGAAAGTGCGCAAACATCGGCTGGAGTTGCAAGGGCAAAACTTATTGCCTCCGAAATTCAAGGCACATGCATTATAACGGCTACGTGGATTGAGGGCCGTGCGGCAGCTCAGACGAGCGTAACCTTTGGCGAAGAAGAACAAGTGCCCCAGAATCGGAGATATATTACCATTGACATAGCCGATTACGTTGCGTATAGCGCTGACCACAAAGTTCTTGAGGCGATTGGTAACGTGCATCTCCAGAGCAAAATAATTCGCATGGAAGCTGATGCAGTTCAGATAAGCCTTGAAGAAAACAAAATTGTAGCCCGTGGGACTTTAGGCAAGCCAATAAAGATAAGTACGGATAAGGGAACGACAGAATGTGAACTTCTCGCAACAGATTTAATGATGGAGCAAGCCGTAATCTTGGCAACAAGCAAAGGTGGACTGCGCGCTGTGGACTTGAGAGGCGACCCAAATCAAGGCTTCCCCTTTGGCGATAGCCCCGAATATTCACCCCAGCGTTTCGACTTTGCTGATCTTTCAGGTGCTGGAATCGTGGTAAAGGCGAAGGAGGCTACTGTTTTTCCTAATGATAAAATTCAATTTAGGCGAGCTAGCCTTTACGTTGATGGAAAGCGAATGTTTTCCTTGCCGCTTTATGTCCTTTCGCTAACCGGCTACCAGCCAGATAGTGATCAATACGTTGGATATACCAACTCAGGGCTCGCACTAAATGTACCTCTATATTATATGCTGAGTCCAAATGCGAGCGGGGCGCTACTTCTTCGGCATGGTCAGCCCATGGGATGGGGCTGGTATGGACGGCCGCCAGGATGGTTCATCGATATGCGACAAAGGTACTTCACAGACCATGGCGAAGGAAGTTTAGTAATAAGTCAAATTACAAGTAGCGACTGGGGCGCACATTTCACTCACACCCAGCGCTTCGATAATCAAACAGACGCATCAATCTACCTAGACTATCCTGCTCATAGAGATTTCTGGGGATCACTAAATCTAAACAAAAGGCTGGACGATCTTAGCTTCGGCATAAATATAGATACGCGTAGGTCACCAGGCGCAACGCCTTTTTGGATGGGACAGTTTGCTGTTCAAACGCGGCCAAAGCAGATTGGCAATTCGCCTTTTAGATTCAATATTTCTTCTTTTCTCAGATATGCAGAGCTCGGTGATGAAAAAAATGATGGGTTTTCGGAAACCCTTCGTGGAAACATTACTTCATCACCTATCAAGTTTTCCCGTAACTTAGATTTTCGAACTTCGGTAGGCATTGGTTATGTCTTTGGCACCTCTAGTTTATCTGGCATGAGCATAAATGCTTATGGCTCATTGAATTGGAAGATATCCCGCAATAACCGATTCATGTTGAGCTACAGATTTGCGGAAAGAGCAGGGTATTCCAGCCAGCTTATAGACAAGCAGAGCCTAATGGCTTCGTGGATTGTTGGTGATATGCGGAAGTGGAACGCTTCTATTTATGCTATAAAAGGACTCGATACTAATTCGCTTACTATGTTTGGTAGTCTAAGTTATAGGCTTGATGAAGATTGGCGAATTGGACTCAGGTCTACTCTGAATGAGTTTCCTTCTTTCAACGGCACAACATGGGTGGCAAATACTTATAATGATTTTGAAGTTGCACTTGGGAAGCGCATCGGCAATCAAGAAGTGATGGCTGTTTGGTCAAAATCGCAGCATAAAATACTTTTCGAGTTGGGCACCGGTGCATTTTGA
- the uvrB gene encoding excinuclease ABC subunit UvrB, whose amino-acid sequence MGEFKLVCEYEPKGDQPKAIRQLTEGLNAGYRFQTLLGVTGSGKTFTMANVIQQVQRPTLVIAHNKTLAAQLCSEFREFFPHNAVEYFVSYYDYYQPEAYIPETDTYIEKDSSINDEIDRLRHSATQAVLERRDVIVVASVSCIYGLGSPSEYKRTILALKEGETYDREEVLRKLIEMQFSRNDIAPQRATFRVRGDILEIQPADEEVVIRVEFFGDTIERITILDPLTGELLSREERITVYPATHFVTPTDVLERALAGIEAELQERIKYFKRQGKLLEAQRIEQRTRYDMEMMREVGYCSGIENYSRILDGRKPGEPPACLLDYFPDDYLIFIDESHQTIPQLHGMYEGDRSRKETLVEFGFRLPSSLDNRPLRFEEFIDRVNQVIFVSATPGPYEREHSEQIVEQIIRPTGLVDPEVEIRPTQGQIDDLVHEIKERASKGQRVLVTTLTKKMAEDLTEYLLDLGIKVHYLHSEIHTLDRNEILRDLRLGVYDVVVGINLLREGLDLPEVSLVAILDADKEGFLRSETSLIQTIGRAARNIHGKVIMYADDVTGSMHRAVEETERRRKLQIEYNEKHGITPASVVKAVRDVIEAKKVAEQKAYYKIKPNISDDASIDEIMLVLADLEKEMRQAAKSLDFEHAAEVRDEIIRLKKLLPLK is encoded by the coding sequence ATGGGCGAATTCAAGTTAGTATGCGAATATGAACCAAAGGGCGATCAACCTAAGGCAATCCGCCAATTGACTGAAGGGTTGAACGCAGGATATCGCTTCCAGACACTTCTAGGCGTCACGGGGTCTGGAAAGACGTTTACGATGGCGAACGTTATCCAGCAAGTGCAGAGACCCACGCTGGTGATTGCCCATAATAAAACACTTGCTGCTCAGCTCTGCAGTGAGTTTCGGGAGTTCTTTCCTCACAACGCTGTTGAATACTTTGTCAGCTATTATGACTACTATCAACCTGAAGCTTATATTCCCGAAACAGATACATATATTGAAAAGGATTCTTCTATCAATGACGAAATTGACCGGTTGCGCCACTCGGCGACGCAGGCCGTTCTTGAGCGTCGAGATGTCATAGTCGTGGCGAGTGTTTCCTGCATATACGGACTGGGTTCACCCTCTGAGTATAAGCGGACAATATTGGCTTTAAAAGAGGGCGAAACATACGACCGCGAGGAAGTGCTGCGAAAGCTTATAGAAATGCAGTTCTCCCGAAATGACATTGCGCCACAAAGAGCGACGTTCAGAGTAAGGGGCGACATCCTCGAGATTCAACCTGCAGACGAGGAAGTAGTAATAAGGGTTGAATTTTTCGGCGATACAATCGAGAGAATTACCATTCTCGATCCACTTACTGGTGAGTTATTAAGCAGGGAGGAACGGATTACCGTATATCCGGCAACGCATTTTGTAACACCTACTGATGTTCTAGAGCGTGCTCTTGCCGGGATTGAGGCTGAGCTCCAGGAGCGCATTAAATATTTCAAAAGGCAAGGAAAGTTGCTCGAAGCGCAACGAATTGAACAGCGCACTAGGTACGACATGGAGATGATGCGGGAAGTAGGCTATTGTTCCGGAATCGAGAACTATTCTCGTATCTTAGATGGCAGAAAACCCGGAGAGCCGCCTGCATGTTTGCTTGATTATTTCCCTGATGATTATCTTATCTTCATCGATGAGTCCCATCAGACTATTCCGCAACTTCATGGTATGTATGAGGGCGACCGATCGCGAAAGGAAACGCTGGTCGAATTTGGATTCCGGCTTCCATCCTCATTGGACAACCGACCGCTTCGTTTTGAGGAATTCATTGATCGTGTCAATCAAGTCATCTTTGTCTCGGCAACTCCCGGGCCTTATGAGAGGGAACATAGCGAGCAAATTGTGGAGCAGATAATTCGGCCAACTGGTTTGGTTGACCCTGAAGTTGAAATACGCCCGACACAAGGGCAAATTGATGACCTAGTGCATGAGATTAAGGAACGTGCATCCAAAGGGCAACGCGTTCTTGTGACTACCTTAACCAAGAAAATGGCGGAGGATTTGACTGAATACCTGCTGGATTTGGGTATTAAGGTTCACTATCTCCACTCGGAGATTCATACACTCGACCGCAACGAGATATTGCGTGATCTTCGCCTTGGCGTCTACGATGTAGTGGTTGGAATCAATCTTCTTCGCGAGGGTCTCGACCTTCCGGAAGTAAGTTTAGTTGCAATTTTAGACGCAGACAAAGAAGGATTTCTTCGGTCTGAAACCTCGTTGATTCAAACAATTGGCCGAGCGGCGAGAAATATCCATGGAAAAGTAATTATGTATGCCGACGACGTAACTGGTTCGATGCATCGTGCAGTTGAGGAGACAGAACGCCGCCGAAAGCTCCAAATTGAGTATAACGAAAAGCATGGGATTACTCCCGCGTCGGTAGTTAAAGCAGTGCGTGACGTAATAGAGGCTAAGAAGGTAGCAGAACAAAAGGCTTATTACAAAATAAAACCAAACATCTCTGACGATGCCTCAATTGATGAAATAATGCTAGTCCTTGCGGATTTGGAGAAAGAAATGCGTCAGGCGGCTAAATCCCTTGATTTTGAACATGCCGCTGAGGTGCGCGACGAGATTATCCGCCTAAAAAAGCTGCTGCCTCTCAAATAG
- a CDS encoding radical SAM protein has protein sequence MGKYRRIARQRLARLITLLLVKILPRLEAIGRLEKGLALLTSIAQFIPYEEWQREQLRQLNEAFRKNHPAIRLARRVVSEVHPKFLMSLFNALWIPWWIKGETRAEFVKREGFEPPCLAVISPLKECNLQCVGCYASAVTKGENERLDFDTIDKLVTELKSFGTTFIVFTGGEPMHPAIWPTIKAICAKHKDQAFMMYTNGTLINDEKVADFIELGNLSPAISLEGWEEETDARRGKGVYAKVMAAMDKLREAGVLFGFSLTYTSKNFEVATSPRFIDHLMKKGCLYGWYFMYVPVGKNPDTSLVVTPWQRDRIRQFTWDMLREKGLFIADFWNSGPISKGCIAGGRYLHINNRGDIEPCVFFKFTTHNIRNTSLLEALRSPLFSEIRKGLKHQRNPLTPCRFMDHPDEAVRVIKVTGARPSEEGGDALLGPEIKPFLDRFAKEYREEYADPVWTQTADYAWFAHVYKAPDWIPPATGRVTRLPAESKGRMEEPAVRR, from the coding sequence TTGGGCAAATACCGTCGCATTGCTAGGCAGAGATTGGCTCGGCTAATCACACTCCTGCTAGTTAAGATTCTTCCCCGACTCGAAGCCATAGGCCGGCTTGAGAAAGGTCTAGCGCTCCTTACCTCAATTGCTCAATTCATTCCATATGAAGAGTGGCAGCGGGAGCAGCTTAGACAGCTGAATGAGGCTTTTAGGAAGAACCATCCGGCGATTCGCCTTGCACGCCGTGTAGTTTCCGAAGTTCATCCAAAATTCCTAATGTCTTTGTTCAACGCTTTATGGATTCCTTGGTGGATAAAGGGAGAAACTAGGGCCGAGTTTGTAAAGAGAGAGGGTTTCGAACCGCCGTGCTTGGCGGTTATCTCTCCGCTTAAGGAATGTAACCTCCAATGTGTCGGATGTTATGCGAGCGCAGTCACTAAGGGCGAAAATGAGCGGCTCGATTTCGATACAATAGATAAATTGGTTACCGAGCTGAAGTCCTTTGGCACAACATTTATTGTATTTACTGGCGGGGAGCCAATGCACCCTGCAATCTGGCCAACCATAAAGGCAATTTGCGCGAAACACAAAGACCAGGCGTTCATGATGTACACAAACGGAACGCTAATCAACGATGAGAAGGTCGCCGATTTTATAGAACTCGGTAACCTTTCGCCTGCTATTAGCCTTGAGGGTTGGGAGGAAGAAACCGACGCAAGGCGGGGTAAAGGAGTCTATGCCAAAGTTATGGCAGCAATGGATAAACTACGTGAGGCAGGCGTGCTTTTTGGTTTCTCGCTCACATATACTAGCAAGAATTTTGAAGTTGCAACCAGCCCCAGGTTCATTGACCATCTTATGAAAAAGGGATGCTTGTACGGCTGGTATTTTATGTACGTCCCAGTGGGTAAGAATCCGGATACCTCGCTTGTAGTAACCCCGTGGCAAAGAGATCGCATCCGTCAGTTTACTTGGGATATGCTTCGCGAGAAGGGACTCTTCATTGCTGATTTTTGGAATTCTGGTCCTATTTCGAAAGGCTGCATTGCTGGCGGTCGGTACCTGCATATAAACAATCGGGGCGACATTGAACCTTGCGTCTTCTTTAAATTTACAACCCACAATATTCGCAATACAAGCCTTCTCGAAGCGCTTCGCTCTCCTCTCTTCTCCGAAATTCGCAAAGGTCTAAAACATCAGCGAAACCCACTTACACCTTGCCGGTTCATGGACCATCCTGACGAAGCCGTGAGAGTTATTAAAGTCACGGGGGCGCGCCCAAGTGAAGAGGGTGGCGATGCCCTGCTAGGCCCGGAGATTAAGCCGTTCTTGGATCGATTTGCAAAGGAATATCGCGAAGAATATGCAGACCCAGTTTGGACGCAAACTGCCGATTATGCATGGTTTGCACATGTTTACAAGGCTCCTGATTGGATTCCACCGGCTACTGGCAGGGTTACAAGGCTTCCAGCTGAGTCCAAGGGTCGTATGGAGGAACCAGCTGTTCGCCGTTAA
- a CDS encoding C40 family peptidase produces MRSARKAALVTAGVICLILAFFNHVFGEPIGQKTKSSSPNQAVENPKTNEEPKLQVPPEGRDLTTQELHIILDPIFSSSFDKKGRPDAIKESSAKQDNNDTNFVSRVIAGTRNLISRAFSYVGGRYKWGGTSRDGIDCSGLTRMLYLKEGIDLPHNAKMQFKLGKPVKKEDLLPGDLVFFNTRGPLTHVGIWIGNGQFIHAASRKRGVRIDYLSNPYYSKRFAGARRYKDFSKVADSRE; encoded by the coding sequence TTGAGAAGCGCCAGAAAGGCAGCATTAGTAACTGCCGGAGTTATCTGCTTAATTCTTGCTTTTTTTAATCATGTTTTTGGAGAACCTATAGGTCAAAAAACAAAGTCCTCTAGTCCGAATCAAGCTGTCGAGAATCCTAAGACAAATGAAGAACCAAAGCTTCAAGTGCCTCCCGAGGGTCGAGACCTTACTACACAAGAACTCCACATTATCCTGGACCCAATTTTTAGTAGCTCGTTCGATAAAAAAGGTCGCCCAGATGCTATTAAGGAATCGTCAGCAAAGCAAGATAATAACGACACAAACTTTGTTTCTCGCGTAATAGCCGGAACGAGAAACCTGATAAGCAGGGCGTTTTCCTACGTGGGAGGGCGCTATAAATGGGGCGGCACTTCAAGGGATGGTATTGATTGCTCAGGTCTGACGCGAATGCTCTACCTAAAAGAGGGTATTGACCTGCCTCATAATGCAAAAATGCAGTTTAAGCTTGGCAAGCCTGTAAAAAAAGAAGATTTGCTACCTGGCGACCTTGTCTTTTTTAATACACGTGGGCCCCTAACCCATGTCGGGATTTGGATTGGCAATGGACAATTCATCCATGCGGCTAGCCGAAAACGAGGCGTTAGAATTGACTATCTGAGTAACCCTTATTACTCTAAAAGATTTGCCGGCGCACGGCGGTATAAAGATTTTAGCAAGGTTGCCGATTCTCGAGAATAG
- a CDS encoding sugar phosphate isomerase/epimerase yields MRIGFICDLSEQDFKFASENGFKCVEYNGNVDVEFTKKASELTGYVKKYGVEFNMIGLFGRNYIADDPAERAKHLADAKTCIDFCCEIGSPLFVTGGGHEENRSLQENCKRAIDFLGELIEYGKSKGVRVALYNCHWGNFAVAPDSWEIIMPALPDLGIKYDPSHAIGDNRDYLAELRDWGNRVYHVHAKGSLIIGGKRFPDPNPGMDQTNWGAIFAILYYHNYQGDVNIEQHSGRWLTDLKYPGLLFSKRYLEQFVL; encoded by the coding sequence ATGCGTATAGGGTTTATTTGTGACTTAAGCGAGCAAGATTTTAAATTTGCATCCGAAAACGGATTCAAATGCGTCGAATACAATGGCAATGTAGATGTTGAATTTACAAAAAAGGCAAGCGAGTTGACGGGCTATGTGAAGAAGTATGGAGTAGAGTTTAATATGATTGGACTGTTCGGTCGGAATTATATTGCTGATGATCCGGCTGAGCGTGCTAAACATCTTGCTGACGCCAAAACCTGCATTGACTTTTGCTGTGAAATTGGTTCGCCCCTTTTTGTGACTGGCGGAGGACATGAAGAAAATCGCTCGCTTCAGGAGAATTGCAAGCGTGCCATTGACTTTCTGGGCGAGCTGATTGAGTACGGCAAAAGCAAGGGTGTTAGGGTAGCACTTTACAATTGCCACTGGGGCAATTTTGCAGTTGCGCCTGACTCATGGGAAATCATTATGCCGGCGCTGCCCGACCTAGGGATTAAATATGACCCATCGCATGCAATCGGCGACAATCGTGACTATTTGGCAGAGCTGCGAGATTGGGGCAACAGGGTATACCATGTTCATGCGAAGGGCTCACTAATTATAGGCGGAAAGCGTTTTCCTGACCCCAATCCAGGTATGGACCAGACAAATTGGGGCGCAATTTTTGCAATTCTCTATTACCACAATTATCAGGGCGATGTGAATATCGAGCAACACTCAGGCAGGTGGCTGACTGACCTCAAATATCCTGGTTTACTATTTTCCAAGCGCTATTTGGAACAGTTTGTGCTCTGA
- a CDS encoding methyltransferase: MTSRERILTALAHKEPDRVPIDFGGMRSTGIMAIAYNKLKAYLGITGGETRVYDTMQQLALPEPQILERFHVDVIDLNNTLGRFEEEWKDWTLPDGSPAKVPVDFNPIREGDCLVVKDSLGRVQMRMPDGCLYFEPCFNPLADAYTFADVDRLFEMKPVEPKDLLSMQERAKWLYENTDYAIMLGFGGNILEGGQNAFGWERFMTEIALNTALVEYALDKMVEVYMENLRIYLEMLGGYIQLIQMGDDLGTQIATMLSPDLYRRVVKPRHAKQYWYVREHSDVHVFLHACGSCWEIMGDLIEEGVEALNPVQTSAAGMDPRRLKKEFGDKLTFWGGGCDTQSVLPNATPEEIKQHVKERIEIFAPGGGFVFTQIHNVQANVPPQNVVACYDAAWRYGKYPIGSID, translated from the coding sequence ATGACTTCACGAGAAAGAATTCTTACCGCATTAGCCCATAAAGAGCCTGACCGCGTGCCAATTGATTTTGGGGGCATGCGCTCGACAGGCATAATGGCCATAGCATACAACAAGCTTAAAGCATACCTGGGAATTACAGGTGGTGAAACGCGAGTCTATGATACCATGCAACAGTTAGCTCTTCCCGAGCCCCAAATACTTGAGCGGTTCCATGTTGATGTGATTGACCTAAACAATACCCTGGGGCGTTTTGAAGAAGAGTGGAAGGATTGGACGCTACCCGATGGTTCGCCTGCAAAAGTGCCCGTTGATTTTAATCCTATTCGCGAAGGAGATTGCCTGGTTGTTAAGGATTCGCTTGGTCGAGTGCAGATGCGAATGCCCGACGGATGTCTTTATTTCGAGCCATGCTTCAATCCACTGGCAGACGCATATACATTTGCCGATGTAGACCGACTGTTTGAAATGAAGCCCGTTGAACCGAAGGACCTTCTCAGCATGCAGGAGCGTGCAAAATGGCTCTATGAAAACACGGATTATGCGATTATGCTTGGATTTGGCGGCAATATCTTAGAAGGAGGACAGAACGCTTTCGGATGGGAGCGGTTCATGACTGAAATTGCTTTGAATACTGCGCTTGTTGAGTACGCACTGGATAAGATGGTTGAGGTTTACATGGAAAACTTGCGAATCTACCTAGAAATGCTTGGCGGTTACATTCAGTTGATTCAAATGGGCGACGATCTTGGGACACAAATTGCTACAATGCTTTCGCCCGACCTCTATCGTCGAGTGGTCAAGCCAAGGCATGCTAAGCAATATTGGTATGTTCGAGAGCATTCAGACGTTCACGTTTTCTTGCATGCATGCGGTTCATGCTGGGAGATTATGGGTGACTTGATTGAAGAAGGTGTTGAAGCGCTAAACCCGGTTCAGACTTCGGCAGCAGGGATGGATCCTCGCAGGCTAAAAAAGGAATTTGGAGATAAGCTTACGTTTTGGGGTGGAGGATGCGACACGCAGTCAGTTCTTCCAAACGCCACTCCAGAAGAAATCAAACAACACGTGAAAGAGCGCATTGAGATATTTGCTCCAGGAGGCGGTTTTGTCTTTACACAAATCCACAACGTCCAGGCAAACGTACCGCCGCAGAACGTCGTAGCTTGCTATGATGCCGCTTGGCGATATGGGAAATATCCAATAGGAAGTATTGATTAA
- a CDS encoding glycoside hydrolase family 3 protein: MKSYQAISLLYCIIALFILPSICLAEVTLLEAKRSLPDGSQVSFSNIAVTASFPRCIYAEAIDRSQGIRINTDKIFSENELIYVSGTIETDPLTGERYIFAYPEYPQRSGGAHVVKPIGMNARAVTGGDCGLQQGIAGDANLNNIGLLVTIWGTVTTYDYNNPARWFKISDSPGTEVKIIASDGVNVDKDWKFVRVTGVVTAEKEDGMMIRAVKVRRQSDIVCHETRSAARLALMTLDEKIGQLFQIRIDGPTLDESERQIIQSKHIGGVVYFQYNGNLNDPVQAATLSNDLQECAIGPDGRGIPLLLSLDQEGGRVTRITGGAEFPGNMAIGASRSAQMSFLTGSVFGAEIKAIGANMNLAPVLDVNNNPLNPVIGVRSFGEQAQLVSDLGIAYMEGLHSQGVLATGKHFPGHGDTAVDSHTGLPIVTYDFETLDTIHGKPFRDLVNRGLDAIMTAHIVVTCLDPNHPATLSPQVIEGYLRTNIGFDGVVMTDSMGMAGITSNYTVEQAAVMAVQAGVDMLSLPPNLDAAFDAVKSAVLNGQIPLSRIDQAVARILRLKYRSGVFDNPYVDASMADDIVGNSDHRNAELIAARAGVTLVQNIDGYLPLSLSPSQKILLVTVQSSETTTDAATRFATIMSQKHSNIQSIPISANPTSSERNNVKNAAVSASVVIVGTSRAQLSSNSGQATLVNQLVSMGKPVVVVGLREPYELASFLGVKAYVAAYNYRNCGFQAAADVIFGDVNPTGVLPVTIPDLYPFGHGLSY, from the coding sequence ATGAAATCCTATCAGGCGATTTCCCTTCTATATTGCATAATTGCTTTGTTTATTCTTCCTTCAATCTGCTTGGCTGAGGTAACGCTTTTGGAGGCAAAGCGTAGTCTCCCTGACGGTAGCCAAGTTTCGTTCTCCAATATTGCTGTAACCGCTAGCTTCCCGCGGTGTATATATGCCGAAGCTATTGATAGGAGCCAGGGAATTAGAATAAATACGGACAAGATATTCTCCGAGAATGAGCTGATTTATGTATCAGGTACAATTGAGACAGACCCTCTAACGGGAGAGCGGTATATTTTTGCCTACCCAGAATATCCACAGCGCTCAGGGGGCGCGCATGTAGTTAAACCCATTGGAATGAACGCAAGAGCAGTGACTGGCGGGGATTGCGGCCTTCAGCAAGGCATAGCTGGCGATGCCAATTTAAATAATATCGGCTTACTGGTAACAATTTGGGGAACGGTCACAACATATGATTACAATAACCCTGCGCGTTGGTTTAAAATTAGCGACTCACCCGGCACCGAAGTCAAGATTATTGCTTCTGACGGTGTTAATGTTGACAAGGATTGGAAGTTTGTTAGGGTTACAGGAGTCGTCACTGCTGAGAAGGAAGACGGCATGATGATTCGTGCCGTTAAGGTCCGCAGGCAAAGCGACATTGTGTGTCATGAGACACGCTCGGCTGCTAGACTTGCGCTAATGACGTTGGATGAAAAAATTGGTCAACTATTTCAAATTCGAATAGATGGTCCAACGTTAGACGAGTCGGAACGCCAGATAATCCAGAGTAAGCACATCGGCGGGGTAGTTTATTTTCAATATAATGGCAACCTAAATGACCCAGTTCAGGCTGCTACACTCAGCAATGATCTGCAAGAATGTGCCATTGGCCCAGATGGTCGAGGCATCCCTCTGCTTCTTTCACTTGACCAAGAAGGCGGCAGGGTTACAAGAATAACCGGCGGCGCTGAATTTCCTGGCAACATGGCTATTGGGGCATCTCGTTCTGCCCAAATGTCGTTTTTGACTGGCAGTGTCTTCGGAGCAGAGATAAAAGCCATTGGGGCGAATATGAATCTAGCGCCAGTATTGGATGTAAATAATAACCCGCTGAATCCTGTAATTGGGGTTCGCTCATTTGGCGAACAGGCGCAATTGGTTTCAGACCTCGGAATAGCTTATATGGAAGGATTACATAGCCAAGGAGTGCTTGCGACAGGAAAGCATTTTCCAGGGCATGGAGATACCGCCGTTGATTCGCATACCGGCCTGCCGATTGTAACTTATGATTTCGAGACTCTGGACACTATCCATGGAAAACCTTTTAGAGATTTGGTAAACAGGGGCCTTGATGCCATAATGACCGCACATATAGTTGTTACTTGCCTAGACCCCAATCATCCTGCCACCTTATCGCCTCAAGTGATTGAAGGTTATCTTCGAACTAACATTGGGTTTGATGGTGTGGTTATGACTGACTCAATGGGTATGGCAGGGATTACCTCTAATTATACGGTCGAGCAAGCAGCGGTAATGGCAGTTCAAGCAGGTGTGGATATGCTGTCTCTTCCACCAAATCTAGATGCGGCTTTCGATGCCGTCAAATCAGCTGTGCTAAATGGACAGATTCCGTTATCTCGGATTGACCAAGCGGTTGCCAGGATCCTTCGTTTGAAGTATCGGTCCGGCGTTTTCGACAATCCTTATGTCGACGCAAGCATGGCTGATGATATTGTGGGCAATTCCGACCACAGAAATGCTGAATTAATTGCGGCAAGAGCAGGAGTCACCTTAGTTCAGAATATAGATGGCTATCTTCCTTTAAGTCTTTCTCCCTCTCAGAAAATACTTCTCGTAACGGTGCAGTCGTCCGAGACAACGACCGATGCCGCCACTCGATTCGCTACGATAATGAGCCAAAAACATTCCAATATCCAATCAATTCCGATATCAGCGAATCCAACTTCATCGGAGCGGAACAATGTTAAGAATGCTGCAGTGTCTGCAAGTGTGGTAATAGTCGGTACCTCAAGAGCCCAGCTTTCTTCCAATTCAGGCCAGGCGACGCTAGTAAACCAACTAGTATCAATGGGAAAACCAGTTGTCGTTGTGGGGCTTCGAGAACCTTATGAGTTGGCGAGCTTTCTCGGTGTGAAAGCTTATGTTGCGGCATATAACTACAGAAACTGCGGTTTCCAAGCAGCTGCTGATGTGATCTTCGGCGATGTCAATCCAACTGGTGTGCTTCCTGTTACTATTCCAGATTTATATCCTTTTGGCCATGGATTAAGCTACTAG